ACCTGAACGACATTCGGGACCAACTCATTTTGATCACTACCGGAAAGCCATTCGTCCGTCATTTTAGATTCCCTTCAGGCCAGCAACGCACTAACCAGTTGTAGATATTCGGTTTGGGCTGAGTGCAGGAAAAAATGATCTCCTGGAAACATCCGAAGCTGAAATTCCCGAGTGGTATGCACGCGCCAGCCTTCGAGTCGTTCACGGTCAATGTCACGGTCGGCAATTCCCCCCAGAACCGTTAAGGGGCAGTCCAATGGTTGTTCTGGTTGATACCGATAGGTTTCGCACACCGCAAAATCCGCCCGGAGAATCGGCAAACACAATTGCATCAACTCCTGGTTGTCGAGGACCTCACGTGGCGTGCCATTCAATTGCCGAAGTTCATGCAGAAACTCGATTTCCGGCAACGCATGGAGCGGTTTTTTTAGATCGGGGAGGTGCGGTGCGCCACGCCCTGAAATCACCAATCGTTCAGGCATTGGGTGCCGATAGTGGCGCAGGTACCGGGTCAGTTCAAAGCTGACAAGTCCACCCATGCTATGTCCGAGAAAAACAAATGGCCGATCAAAGAATGGGGTCAGCGCACTGGCAACGGCTTCGATCAACGGCGGGAGCGAGGTAAACGGAGTTTCCCCAAGGCGACTTCCGCGCCCAGGAAGCTGGATATTGCACAATTCAACCGTTGGAGGAAGCAACCGCGACCAGGCATGAAAAACCGTGGCCCCGCCACCAGCATAAGGGAAACAAAACAATCGTCGCGTGGCATTTGGAATTGGCCTGGGTCGGATTACCCAGGCAGTACTGGCTGAAATTCGCATCATATGGAAGGTGGTTTCAAGTTCGGAGATAAGGAGTGGGAGGAATTATGTATCAAGAACGCAGAATTGAGAATGAAAAAAGTGGTTAATGGTTAGTGGTTAGTGGTTAGAAATCAATACTTTTAGTGATGAGTGATGAGTGATGAGTGATGAGTGGTTAGTGGTTAGTGGTTAGTGATGCCAGTGAAGAGTTGAAG
This genomic stretch from Acidobacteriota bacterium harbors:
- a CDS encoding thioesterase produces the protein MRISASTAWVIRPRPIPNATRRLFCFPYAGGGATVFHAWSRLLPPTVELCNIQLPGRGSRLGETPFTSLPPLIEAVASALTPFFDRPFVFLGHSMGGLVSFELTRYLRHYRHPMPERLVISGRGAPHLPDLKKPLHALPEIEFLHELRQLNGTPREVLDNQELMQLCLPILRADFAVCETYRYQPEQPLDCPLTVLGGIADRDIDRERLEGWRVHTTREFQLRMFPGDHFFLHSAQTEYLQLVSALLA